The Athalia rosae chromosome 4, iyAthRosa1.1, whole genome shotgun sequence DNA segment ttttcttaaCTACTTTGGGTGGTgttcttaattttttacacactTCTACGTAGTCTTTTGGTGGTTTCAATGTGTATGAGTTTGATTCGCACCATCCAACAGGAAATATTTGCAAAGAATGCGTTGAGACAATGTGTTCTGGCCGAAAATCCTCGTAATTATCCAACTTGATCCATAAGAGATTATCTACAATTTTTGTTATGTGTGCTGCACAGATTGTATTCTCATTTTCTGGGTCCACAGCCTCCAAGTACATCCCTATCTCAAAGCCTGCATCAAGGGCACTCTGTCTCTCTGTAAACGAAGACTCTAGCGCAGCCTTAGAGTTTGTAGCCTCCAAATATGCATCCCAATCAAATTCTTCCGACTTAGAGATCCAACCTCTTGGATGTGTGAGTCTGAGGAACAGAAATATGAATGGCATAGTCgatagtgttttttttatcataagaAAATCTTATTTTAATCTTAGATTATGTACCTTATATTATTCTTCTTGGTCCACTCAATGGGGAAAATATAGGGGTGATCGGCAGTGCACAGCCATGTCAATCTATCCATGTTTCCTGAATCCTCTACTTTTCCAGGTTCTTCATACACATCAACTTGaacaagaaaatatttttggtcaAAGACTTTGACTACTGTTGCTGGGCATATCTCAACCCTATTAATTGGTGAAATGGCTTCTAATTTCATCCCAACTTCAAAATTATGGTCTGGGTGGtcagaaaaattgttgaacaaATTATTCCGAACCAGCTGAACTCTTGGCTCAGATTCGGTGAGAGCTTTCCATTCTTCATAACTGTGCGATTCTAGTATAGCACTCGGTGGTTCGAGAAACCAATGACTTCCCACATTAGAAACAAAACCATCATAATGCAAGCGCTCCGAGGTGCAAAATAACCAGAAATCCTTAACAGGTGACCCAGGAGTATCATATCGTAGCAACAAACGGCCACCAACGTTTTCTATAATCTGAAACCACAATTTTACAGGGTGAGATATTGTTGAACACATTTATGAGAATATCTCTGAAGAACTTGAATTCTCACCGTGGCAGGCCACAGTTTATAGGGATGCTGAATATCGCTAGCTTCAACTCTAGTGCCTTGCTTAATTCTCTCGGTCATGCTCAAGCCATCCTAGAAGATGTAAATATAACTTAtgacataattttttatcaaccaAAGCTTTCTGGTGAAAtgtattttaataattctaACGATATACTGACTCCAGTAAGCACTTCTGAGGGTACAGATTTGGCGGTCGTAACAAACTCAGTCAATTGTTCCATACAGTACGGTGAGCGCTTGAGCACAAATTCTGGGGGCTCCagtattttgttgtttctcAGACACCACCCCAATTCGTGTGCAGCTTCTTTAGTCAGGTTGCACCAAAATTCAAGCGACCTATCATCTCCACCAAAGTAGCGTAATCTCAGAAGTGGACCGCAAGTCATCACTACTGAAGCAACCCAGTAAAGAGGTTCCTTATCTGCCTCTGGGAAACGAGGCACTTCTAAGGACATGCCAATTTCGATTCCACTTTGTAAACCGAGTTCAACATGTGGAAACATGATCTGAGGAACTTCCAGACTCTTTGTTCCATCCAAATAATCCTGCCACGCAAATCCATCTTCTaaaggataaataaaattatgaaataacgaaaagtGAACAAAACGACTAATGTTAATCGTATTGGTAATTGTAATgggaagaattaaaaaattaaatgactCTTATCAAAAGTTGAACAAAATCAATACGCATTAcaacaaaactaaaaaatgaaagtcgaTAAGCAATTTACGTGGATATctataatgataaataatacgaTCTTCTCTTGTTGAAACGCAAGTTAGTTCTGATAAGAACTATAATGTAGCTTACATTATAGTTATCATGGGATAACACGTGATACTTAAAATTGGGAAGAATATCAATATTTTACAAGTTTCAATACCTTTATCCGATGGCTTTTCCTCTGTTTGTTGAGTATCTGAGTCCATTTTAGGGCACGTCTACTTTCTTTCTAACATACTACACGTAATTATAACGGCAGCGCATTCACGAGCTGACGAATAATTGATAGATTAATAAAACCTTTTGCTCTGTCCTTGCTGTTGCAAATACgtcatgtatatctatacgtatattccgaAACCCGTGGCTTCGTTTCATAGGTGATACGTTGGTTTATAGCTGGATCTTCTGACTACGATTTACGAAATTTCCGAGCATTCAAAACGAGACAAAAAGACAGATTCAATTTCCTCTATTTGTAATGAGAGCGAGATCGAATGGACTCGCGCTCTCTCGCTCGGGCAGGTGTTACTCTCGAACTGACGGTAGGCATTATCTGGTAGAgcttttataaataatattttgaacGCTTCTTCAATTCCTGCATGCCAATTCGttggttgtacgtacgtaatgcTTTATAGTATGAAGATCGACAATATAATGCACACATTCATAATCATTCTactcgtataaatataacttGATATGGTACCTCAACAGTTAATAAAATATCGTTGTCAGACAGAATGCATCTATCCAATATAGACCAATTTTGTTTTCCCAACTGCACTCTGCAATTCGCAGCTTGCTTCGCGCCTCGCGCACATAAATGATCGGTCACGACTAAACTCATGTACTCGGCAAATTTTGATCAAGATTTTACTACCTGCACATCCTATAACGAAGAACGGACTAACGTGAGATAAACGTGAGCTGAACTAGTAGAGAGGCGCGTAAGATCTTACCTACTTTTGCCGCCGTCAATTACTAGCTCTTTCCAAAGCATCGGGACCGGGTAAACGTTCAACTAGACGATAGTGCGAGAACGAAGACATCGATAAAGAAGACCGACTGATTAGTTGGCAGATGACTAAATGAATGATCCATTCATGTCCACATTAGCTATAATATTATTGATCAATCAACCACGATTCAGCCGCTTGGGAACTAAGGCATTACGATTACgaattttcttgtttcaaatcTTAACCGACAATATCATGCTAAAATTGTTACTTTGACCTTCGCATATAAAGAGGGCACTACCATGTAAATTACAGATGACATTACTTTTGTTTTCATGTCAGAATTCGGAGAGTGACCTATCCAATAGGTTGAGTAATCAGATATTTTAGCAGAAAGAAGAGAGCAGAATATTCTTTGGAGATGCCCTATAATATGTCTTCGGTATTTCGGATTTGTACACGGTTCGGCTTTACACTCCAACGTTTTGGCACACAACATTGGAATCAGAATCAGCGCTtgttggtgaaaaattttacatgcCTGCCCAGGTTGGGTGAACACAATT contains these protein-coding regions:
- the LOC105687569 gene encoding scm-like with four MBT domains protein 1 encodes the protein MDSDTQQTEEKPSDKEDGFAWQDYLDGTKSLEVPQIMFPHVELGLQSGIEIGMSLEVPRFPEADKEPLYWVASVVMTCGPLLRLRYFGGDDRSLEFWCNLTKEAAHELGWCLRNNKILEPPEFVLKRSPYCMEQLTEFVTTAKSVPSEVLTGDGLSMTERIKQGTRVEASDIQHPYKLWPATIIENVGGRLLLRYDTPGSPVKDFWLFCTSERLHYDGFVSNVGSHWFLEPPSAILESHSYEEWKALTESEPRVQLVRNNLFNNFSDHPDHNFEVGMKLEAISPINRVEICPATVVKVFDQKYFLVQVDVYEEPGKVEDSGNMDRLTWLCTADHPYIFPIEWTKKNNIRLTHPRGWISKSEEFDWDAYLEATNSKAALESSFTERQSALDAGFEIGMYLEAVDPENENTICAAHITKIVDNLLWIKLDNYEDFRPEHIVSTHSLQIFPVGWCESNSYTLKPPKDYVEVCKKLRTPPKVVKKNNILDIPISEPRSSLWCPKIYFNYRCFTGPMISKGKLATLPKAVGPGPVTLVMREVLSMIVSVGYRSARILKVLQCDSKPDPGYHLEILKAKHKNKTYRASVAVITSGDMVPNFCRDICKKLMVCPNLFGPLYIPEDECPDKCHRSSKSKFNTASAANGRRGKPKGYTSILVQKPKPWRGGRRKRKGRWGNKDKEKEKEEDVECLDDEVQLLPLDPTKIKVEESIGTLDDRPPLSEIDIMIQKDLEKSEKQEKFCKTESPSSNVSEDSRSSFNDRKSKDSNVESPSSSSSKVKSKNSNSGDNNGRNAKRDREWDTSIESEYSDTEAGYHIAHVKQRRPKTRKLDSNPLFWSVDDVFRYLRKTTDCKDIAYRVKQEEIDGLAFLLLNLPSLTQHMKLRMTSAMKLCRHVEQIKVTFFLRHINEVEPEQYHIL